The following proteins are encoded in a genomic region of Micromonospora olivasterospora:
- a CDS encoding ISL3 family transposase has product MVNDTTRLLGLDGLAADRVELDSDGVPVVGLSTADEQARCCPDCGVRAQRVKGWVTTRPRDLPVAGRATRLRWRKRRWHCDQAGCPRRTFTEHVAQVPARARLTARLRQAAGAAVADAGRTIVQAARDHGLSWPVVAAAFTAHAEQVLPDEPDPVTVLGIDEVRRGKPRWTFDEATQSWTTTADRWHVGFCDLTDGQGLLAQIEGRTSSAVTDWLRQRPAAWRKQIEAVAIDMCTVFKAAVREALPHAILVVDHFHVVQLANRAVTEVRRRMTATHRGRRGRASDPEWQLRNRLTRSAARMHARHVDRLVDTLTALPTRIGAPILAAWNAKEDLLDLLATARTHPDREAISRLLHRFYTRCATTDLPELQRLATTIETWWPQILAFLHTGITNAGSEGTNRVIKTIARDAYGFRNPENQRLRTRAATTRRHRGHLNPV; this is encoded by the coding sequence ATGGTCAACGATACGACCCGGCTGCTGGGCCTGGACGGGCTGGCTGCCGATCGGGTCGAGCTGGATTCTGACGGCGTCCCGGTGGTCGGCTTGTCTACCGCCGATGAGCAGGCGCGATGCTGCCCGGACTGCGGTGTGCGAGCACAACGGGTCAAGGGATGGGTGACGACCCGGCCACGGGACCTGCCCGTGGCCGGCCGAGCGACGCGGTTGCGGTGGCGTAAACGCCGCTGGCACTGTGACCAGGCCGGCTGCCCGCGCCGGACGTTCACCGAACACGTGGCGCAGGTTCCGGCAAGAGCCCGGCTGACCGCACGGTTACGGCAGGCCGCCGGGGCAGCCGTCGCCGACGCCGGCCGCACGATCGTGCAGGCCGCCCGCGATCACGGCCTGTCCTGGCCGGTGGTCGCGGCAGCGTTCACCGCCCACGCCGAGCAGGTGCTACCGGACGAGCCCGATCCCGTCACCGTGCTGGGCATCGATGAGGTCCGCCGCGGCAAGCCCCGGTGGACGTTCGACGAGGCCACGCAGTCGTGGACCACGACCGCCGACCGGTGGCACGTCGGGTTCTGTGATCTGACCGACGGGCAAGGGCTTCTCGCCCAGATCGAGGGTCGTACCAGCAGTGCGGTGACCGACTGGCTGCGGCAACGTCCCGCCGCCTGGCGCAAACAGATCGAGGCGGTCGCGATCGACATGTGCACCGTGTTCAAGGCCGCCGTCCGCGAGGCCCTGCCCCACGCGATCCTGGTGGTGGACCACTTCCACGTCGTGCAACTGGCCAACCGGGCCGTCACCGAGGTCCGCCGCCGGATGACCGCTACCCATCGGGGCCGCCGTGGCCGGGCCAGCGACCCCGAATGGCAGCTGCGCAACCGCCTGACCCGCTCAGCGGCCCGGATGCATGCCCGGCACGTCGACCGTCTGGTCGACACCCTCACCGCCCTACCCACCCGCATCGGCGCACCGATCCTGGCCGCATGGAACGCCAAAGAAGACCTGCTCGACCTGCTCGCGACCGCCCGCACCCACCCCGACCGGGAAGCCATCAGCCGACTGCTGCACCGCTTTTACACCCGCTGCGCCACCACGGACCTGCCCGAACTGCAGCGCCTCGCCACCACCATCGAGACCTGGTGGCCGCAAATCCTCGCCTTCCTGCATACCGGAATCACCAACGCTGGCAGCGAGGGCACCAACCGCGTCATCAAGACGATCGCCCGCGACGCCTACGGCTTCCGCAACCCCGAAAACCAGCGCCTACGCACCCGTGCCGCCACCACCCGCCGCCACCGCGGACACCTCAACCCCGTCTAA